A window from Gemmatimonadota bacterium encodes these proteins:
- a CDS encoding protein kinase: MADFGIARAVEDGAQQLTQTGMALGTPTYMAPEQGMGEKVGVTADIYSLGCMLFEMLAGEPPFSGKNASAILAKHVMEQVPSLRIIRQSVPEEVEYAIFCALGKSPADRPQSAAAFAEMLVAAPMAAGATSTRMMTMRHTTARRTNSGMTSAFGVAAPMPVPLWKRPAVLAAALFVVAAAGFGAYKMSAGGNRPAAMADGTGLPAKRIAVLYFQSISPGDSLSALADGLTEALIENLNTVPSIAVISAGGVGQYRGNDSIAVEDIGKALNAGTLVKGTLEQQGDKIKVSIRLIDGNSGADFGDRKSFSVDSRNFAAARDSTAREVATLIQQKIGSEVLMKQQRKATSNNDAWLLVQRRAAAEAGSRREG; encoded by the coding sequence GTGGCCGACTTCGGGATCGCGCGCGCGGTCGAGGATGGCGCCCAGCAGCTGACGCAGACTGGCATGGCCCTCGGCACGCCGACCTACATGGCACCCGAACAGGGGATGGGCGAGAAGGTCGGCGTCACCGCCGACATCTACTCTCTGGGTTGCATGCTGTTCGAGATGCTCGCGGGTGAGCCGCCCTTCAGCGGGAAGAATGCCTCGGCGATCCTCGCCAAGCATGTGATGGAGCAGGTCCCGTCGCTCCGGATCATCCGTCAGTCGGTGCCGGAGGAAGTCGAGTACGCGATCTTCTGCGCGCTGGGGAAGTCGCCGGCCGACCGGCCGCAGAGCGCGGCGGCGTTCGCCGAGATGCTGGTCGCCGCGCCGATGGCGGCCGGGGCGACGTCCACTCGCATGATGACGATGCGGCACACGACGGCGCGCCGTACCAACAGCGGGATGACCAGCGCGTTTGGCGTCGCCGCGCCGATGCCGGTGCCGCTCTGGAAGCGGCCGGCAGTGCTCGCCGCCGCGCTCTTTGTGGTCGCCGCCGCTGGCTTCGGGGCCTACAAGATGAGTGCGGGCGGCAACCGGCCTGCGGCGATGGCTGATGGCACCGGATTGCCGGCGAAGCGGATCGCCGTGCTGTACTTCCAGAGCATCAGCCCCGGTGACTCCCTCTCGGCACTCGCCGATGGGCTGACCGAAGCGCTGATCGAGAACCTCAACACCGTCCCGAGCATCGCCGTCATCTCGGCGGGCGGTGTCGGGCAGTATCGCGGCAACGACTCGATCGCGGTCGAGGATATCGGCAAGGCGCTCAACGCCGGCACATTGGTCAAGGGGACGCTCGAACAGCAGGGCGACAAGATCAAGGTCTCGATCCGGCTGATCGATGGCAACTCGGGCGCTGACTTCGGCGATCGGAAGAGCTTCTCGGTCGACAGTCGCAACTTCGCCGCCGCGCGCGATTCCACCGCGCGCGAGGTCGCCACCCTCATCCAGCAAAAAATCGGCAGCGAAGTGCTGATGAAACAGCAGCGCAAGGCAACGTCGAACAACGACGCGTGGTTGTTGGTCCAGCGCCGAGCGGCTGCGGAAGCTGGCAGCCGCCGCGAAGGGTGA
- a CDS encoding DUF4405 domain-containing protein, translating into MTRRTTSLILDALMLVAFIALMAWRLTGVPIHEWLAVALLATIVLHLVIHWEWALTRLAKLLPAGRPRPSLSLLLNVALFLAMGVALASGFYMSKSIFGNHLTNARYGMWHELHESSSTVTLIILGLHVALNWDLISNGVRRALRARQAGESSSQGEPLLVRPVPRIFWITVVSAVLAVVVWGGGQVMPEEGGEMELRTADGQTERRGPPPDIMKMRPGTDRPNLPDGGPRFLLESVFVLGVAVVGRRVLKLKLD; encoded by the coding sequence ATGACCCGCCGGACCACCTCATTGATCCTCGACGCACTCATGCTCGTCGCGTTCATCGCCCTGATGGCGTGGCGATTGACCGGCGTGCCCATCCACGAGTGGTTGGCGGTGGCGTTGCTGGCGACCATCGTGCTGCATCTGGTGATCCACTGGGAGTGGGCGCTGACCCGATTGGCCAAACTCCTCCCTGCGGGGAGGCCCCGGCCATCGCTCTCCCTGCTGCTCAACGTGGCGCTCTTCCTGGCCATGGGCGTGGCGCTGGCGTCCGGCTTCTACATGTCGAAATCGATCTTCGGGAATCATCTGACCAATGCGCGCTACGGGATGTGGCACGAGCTGCATGAGTCGTCCTCGACGGTCACGCTGATCATCCTGGGGCTGCACGTGGCGCTCAATTGGGACCTGATCAGCAACGGGGTGCGGCGCGCCCTGCGAGCGCGGCAGGCGGGCGAGTCGTCCAGCCAGGGCGAGCCGCTCCTGGTGCGCCCCGTCCCGCGGATCTTCTGGATCACCGTGGTGTCGGCGGTGCTGGCGGTGGTGGTCTGGGGCGGCGGGCAGGTGATGCCGGAAGAGGGCGGCGAAATGGAGCTCCGCACGGCCGACGGGCAGACGGAACGGCGCGGACCGCCGCCGGACATCATGAAAATGCGACCGGGGACCGATCGCCCGAATCTTCCGGACGGTGGCCCCCGCTTTCTTCTGGAGTCGGTCTTCGTGCTGGGCGTCGCGGTGGTTGGGCGCCGGGTACTGAAGCTCAAGCTCGACTGA